A DNA window from Pseudodesulfovibrio thermohalotolerans contains the following coding sequences:
- a CDS encoding substrate-binding periplasmic protein: MKRKPRFRARCLTCLLACCLLVPLFAPRPAAGVERVVAVADGWMPYSGTPNSDREGYAVEVLRSVLEERGFSVEYRELPWKRAMQEVLSGQADILVCATRDKMPALVYPGTPLGRSDLCFFALDRHWRFAGPGSLADVVTGFVQGYNYPHWFVEDMERHPGRFHALHGGDAFARMLAMLAEGRVQAIPGCSAVVDYYARQAGLEGKVFMAGCSGDGCHELYFGLSPANRPRSTLLAAILDEGMHVLRTTGRLDHLLVKYGLKDPVKVH; this comes from the coding sequence ATGAAGAGGAAACCCCGTTTTCGGGCGCGTTGCCTGACCTGCCTTTTGGCCTGCTGCCTGCTCGTTCCGCTTTTCGCGCCGCGTCCGGCGGCCGGGGTGGAGCGCGTGGTCGCGGTCGCGGACGGCTGGATGCCGTACAGCGGCACGCCGAATTCCGACCGGGAGGGCTATGCCGTGGAGGTCCTGCGCTCCGTGCTCGAAGAGCGGGGTTTCAGCGTGGAGTACCGCGAGCTGCCCTGGAAGCGGGCCATGCAGGAAGTGCTGTCGGGGCAGGCGGATATTCTCGTCTGCGCGACCCGGGACAAGATGCCCGCCCTCGTATATCCCGGTACCCCTCTGGGGCGGAGCGATTTGTGTTTCTTCGCCCTGGACCGGCACTGGCGGTTCGCCGGTCCCGGCTCCCTGGCCGATGTGGTCACCGGATTTGTCCAGGGCTATAATTATCCGCACTGGTTCGTTGAGGACATGGAGCGCCACCCCGGCCGGTTCCACGCCCTGCACGGCGGGGACGCCTTCGCCCGAATGCTGGCCATGCTCGCCGAGGGCCGAGTCCAGGCCATTCCCGGCTGTAGTGCCGTGGTTGATTATTACGCCCGTCAGGCTGGGCTCGAAGGCAAGGTGTTCATGGCGGGGTGCAGCGGAGACGGCTGCCATGAACTGTATTTCGGCCTGTCTCCGGCCAATCGCCCCCGGTCCACGCTCCTGGCTGCCATTCTGGACGAGGGGATGCACGTCCTGCGCACCACCGGCAGACTCGATCACCTGCTCGTCAAATACGGTCTCAAGGACCCGGTCAAGGTTCACTGA
- a CDS encoding glycosyltransferase — protein MKIAVIHEDAATLLAGCGTLLASMAALGHEVNAVAPAGEPDVADGFESLGAEYAMYPLVPNGLTPVSDIGTLLHLKQVLFRIRPDLVLSAGLKPMVYGPLAARMVWVGETKKVFTLADEPGAALDGGGLRGRLFAALAKPMFRAGFRSCDGICFRSARAESFYRGLDVLQPDARTVVVDRDGPEMDRAVLDFMGLTATD, from the coding sequence ATGAAGATAGCCGTCATCCATGAAGACGCCGCAACCCTGCTGGCCGGTTGCGGGACGTTGCTGGCGTCCATGGCCGCCCTTGGGCATGAGGTCAACGCCGTGGCCCCGGCCGGAGAGCCGGACGTCGCCGACGGTTTCGAGTCGCTGGGCGCGGAATACGCCATGTACCCCCTCGTCCCGAACGGTCTGACGCCCGTGAGCGACATCGGCACGCTGCTTCACCTCAAGCAGGTTTTGTTTCGCATCCGGCCCGATCTGGTCCTGTCCGCAGGGCTCAAGCCCATGGTTTACGGCCCCCTGGCCGCGCGCATGGTCTGGGTGGGCGAAACGAAGAAGGTCTTCACCCTGGCGGACGAACCCGGAGCCGCTCTTGATGGCGGCGGGCTCCGGGGACGGTTGTTTGCCGCTCTGGCCAAACCCATGTTCCGGGCCGGGTTCCGCTCCTGCGACGGGATATGTTTCCGGTCTGCCCGGGCCGAGTCGTTTTACCGAGGTCTAGACGTGCTTCAGCCGGACGCTCGTACCGTGGTCGTAGACCGAGACGGCCCGGAAATGGACCGCGCCGTGCTCGACTTCATGGGCCTGACAGCGACCGATTGA
- a CDS encoding universal stress protein — protein MNISRILLPVDGSRLSDAAADMAIDLAGSEGTVFLLNVRRTVPTALGQPNANELLEYLNRNAEEIMAHYRAKLSNAKVDFQELIVGGDVADVIANVADNERCDIIVIGSKGKSDLEGLFLGSVTHKVLQVTSKPVLVVK, from the coding sequence ATGAACATTTCTCGAATTCTTCTTCCTGTCGACGGGTCGCGGTTGTCCGATGCGGCCGCCGATATGGCCATCGACCTGGCCGGAAGCGAGGGAACCGTCTTCCTGCTTAACGTGCGCCGGACCGTGCCCACGGCCCTTGGCCAGCCCAACGCCAATGAACTGCTCGAATATCTCAATCGGAACGCCGAGGAGATCATGGCCCACTACCGGGCCAAGCTGTCCAACGCCAAGGTGGATTTTCAGGAGTTGATCGTGGGCGGGGACGTGGCCGACGTCATCGCCAACGTGGCCGACAACGAACGGTGCGACATCATCGTCATCGGCTCCAAGGGCAAGTCCGATCTGGAGGGCCTGTTTCTCGGCTCCGTTACCCACAAGGTGCTTCAGGTCACGTCCAAGCCCGTGCTGGTGGTGAAGTAG
- a CDS encoding thioredoxin family protein, with amino-acid sequence MKILVMGPGCPKCEQAEKTVREAVAEAGVAAEIEKVKDFQEIAKYGIFSTPAVVIDGQVKVVGKAPSKKEVLDWLK; translated from the coding sequence ATGAAGATTCTGGTCATGGGCCCCGGCTGCCCCAAATGCGAACAGGCTGAAAAGACCGTGCGCGAAGCCGTTGCCGAGGCAGGCGTTGCCGCCGAGATTGAAAAGGTCAAGGATTTCCAGGAAATCGCCAAGTACGGCATTTTCTCCACCCCCGCCGTGGTCATCGACGGACAGGTCAAGGTGGTGGGCAAAGCCCCGTCCAAGAAAGAGGTCCTCGACTGGTTGAAATAA
- a CDS encoding THxN family PEP-CTERM protein: MTTTPFKIFIALCLAILCANPASAAQITQWEYTISYEFYDYWNQEGTQNGLTPNSFTNGSGEVVNSLSWGDQDQSSIGFITKTGTLNTGATVEIEDHMYHDNRSIRGDYFLQGGIMAANLTLQGIDPVTGATASFDTVLEFMFFETDNSHPFNPALNNDVFVLVNPEASVEDFTYMGYDYTFAFTSGLGLLDMESLAGMDYNGSTVLQTLEDMGYGEVTYETFLFWAYENGWVADPDFNLFGWTTVEDATTYASSELTVVSNGPVPTPEPSTFAILGLGLVGLAFVSRRMRR; this comes from the coding sequence ATGACAACCACTCCCTTCAAGATTTTCATAGCTTTATGCCTGGCCATACTTTGTGCAAATCCGGCTTCCGCCGCCCAGATTACCCAGTGGGAATACACGATTTCCTACGAATTTTATGATTACTGGAACCAGGAAGGAACCCAGAACGGTCTCACCCCCAACAGTTTTACCAACGGATCGGGAGAAGTCGTGAACTCCTTGAGCTGGGGCGATCAGGACCAAAGCTCCATCGGCTTCATCACCAAGACTGGCACGTTGAACACCGGTGCCACCGTCGAAATCGAAGACCACATGTATCATGACAACAGGTCCATTCGCGGAGATTACTTCCTTCAAGGCGGCATAATGGCCGCCAACCTGACGTTGCAGGGGATCGACCCTGTCACCGGTGCCACGGCCTCCTTCGACACTGTTCTCGAATTCATGTTTTTTGAAACCGACAACAGCCACCCCTTCAACCCTGCGCTCAACAACGATGTGTTTGTTCTGGTCAACCCCGAAGCCTCCGTTGAGGACTTTACCTACATGGGGTACGATTACACCTTCGCTTTCACGAGCGGCCTCGGCCTGCTCGACATGGAGAGCCTGGCGGGAATGGATTACAACGGCTCTACCGTGCTGCAAACTCTTGAAGACATGGGCTATGGGGAAGTAACTTACGAGACTTTCCTGTTCTGGGCCTATGAGAACGGCTGGGTCGCCGATCCGGATTTCAACCTCTTTGGCTGGACCACCGTGGAAGACGCTACCACCTATGCCAGCTCCGAGCTGACCGTTGTCTCCAACGGCCCCGTTCCCACTCCGGAGCCGTCCACCTTTGCCATCCTTGGCCTCGGTCTCGTCGGCCTGGCCTTTGTGAGCCGCCGCATGCGTCGGTAA
- a CDS encoding glutamine synthetase family protein, whose translation MSIPVFNCKNADDVMKAVKDYNVSFIQYWFVDILGTLKSFQITPNELEASFEEGMGFDGSSILGFCRIDESDMVAMPDPTTFQICSWRPAEKPVARMFCDVVNPDGTPFEADSRYVLKKVMAQAAEKGYTFYVGPELEFFLFADDQDTETLDSGGYFDAPPLDLGNNIRRDIIFALDAMGIQVEYSHHEVAPSQHEIDLRYQEGMKMADTAMTYRVVVKEIARKFGCYATFMPKPVFGENGSGMHVHQSLFKNGRNVFYDANDEYHLSAEGKSYIAGILKHAPEFVCVTNQWVNSYKRLVPGYEAPVYIAWARRNRSALVRVPMYKPGKENATRMELRCPDPAANPYLCFAVQLASGLKGIEENYNLADPVEEDIFAMNDRQLKRNRIKALPGSLYEAAMNLQKSSLMKEILGEHLHSALVENKLAEWDEYRTQVTEFELDKYLPIL comes from the coding sequence ATGAGTATCCCTGTTTTCAATTGCAAAAACGCAGACGACGTGATGAAGGCGGTCAAGGATTACAACGTCAGCTTCATCCAGTACTGGTTCGTGGATATCCTCGGCACCCTGAAGAGCTTCCAGATCACCCCCAACGAGCTTGAAGCCTCCTTCGAGGAGGGCATGGGCTTTGACGGTTCGTCCATCCTCGGCTTCTGCCGCATCGACGAATCCGACATGGTGGCCATGCCCGATCCGACCACGTTCCAGATCTGCTCCTGGCGGCCCGCCGAAAAACCCGTGGCCCGCATGTTCTGCGACGTGGTCAATCCCGACGGCACCCCGTTCGAGGCCGATTCCCGCTACGTGCTCAAGAAGGTCATGGCCCAGGCCGCCGAGAAGGGCTACACCTTCTACGTCGGACCCGAGCTTGAATTCTTCCTCTTTGCCGACGATCAGGACACTGAGACTCTGGATTCGGGCGGATACTTCGACGCGCCGCCGCTTGATCTCGGCAACAACATTCGCCGCGACATCATCTTTGCCCTGGACGCCATGGGCATTCAGGTCGAGTACTCCCACCACGAGGTGGCTCCGTCCCAGCACGAGATCGACCTGCGCTATCAGGAAGGCATGAAAATGGCCGACACGGCCATGACCTACCGCGTGGTGGTCAAGGAGATCGCCCGCAAGTTCGGCTGTTACGCCACCTTCATGCCCAAGCCCGTCTTTGGCGAGAACGGCTCCGGGATGCACGTCCACCAGTCGCTCTTCAAGAACGGCCGCAACGTCTTCTACGACGCCAACGACGAATATCATCTGTCCGCCGAGGGCAAGTCCTACATCGCGGGCATTCTCAAGCACGCCCCCGAATTCGTCTGTGTCACCAACCAGTGGGTCAACTCCTACAAGCGGCTTGTGCCCGGCTACGAAGCCCCGGTCTACATCGCCTGGGCGCGGCGCAACCGTTCGGCCCTGGTCCGCGTGCCCATGTACAAGCCCGGCAAGGAGAACGCCACCCGCATGGAGCTGCGCTGCCCCGATCCGGCCGCCAACCCGTATCTCTGCTTCGCCGTCCAGTTGGCTTCTGGCCTCAAGGGCATTGAGGAGAACTACAACTTGGCCGATCCGGTTGAAGAGGACATCTTCGCCATGAACGACCGCCAGCTCAAGCGCAACCGGATCAAGGCCCTGCCCGGCTCCCTGTACGAGGCGGCCATGAACTTGCAAAAGTCCAGCTTGATGAAGGAAATCCTCGGCGAACATCTGCATTCCGCCCTGGTCGAGAACAAGCTCGCCGAATGGGACGAATACCGTACCCAGGTCACCGAGTTCGAACTCGACAAGTATCTGCCGATCCTGTAG